DNA from Streptomyces sp. NBC_01476:
GTGCGGGGACCAAGGTCAACGTACGGGTGCCCAAGTACCGGAACGGGGTGCACGCGTCATGATGCCGCTGCGGATCCTGGCCGTGGACGACGAGCCGCCCGCCCTGGAGGACTTGACGTATCTGCTGCGCGGCGACACCCGCGTCGGCCGGGTGCTGGCCGCCGGCAGTACCGACGCGGCGCTGCGGCTGCTGGAGAGCGAGACCGTGGACGCGGTCTTCCTCGACATCCGGATGCCGGGACTCGACGGACTCGACCTGGTCCGTGTGCTGCGCAGGTTCGCCGAGCCGCCATCGGTCGTCTTCGTCACCGCCTACGACGACTTCGCGGTGGACGCCTTCGCCCTCAAAGCCTGCGACTACCTGCTCAAACCGGTCCGCCGCGAACGCCTCGCCGAGGCGGTCCGCCGGGTCGCCGATCTGAGCGGCGCCGCCCCCGGCGCCGCACCGCCGGGCCTGTCCACCGAGCGCATACCCGTCGACCTCGGCGGCGTCACCCGGTTCGTCCCCCGCGACGAAGTGGCGTACGTAGAAGCCCAGGGCGACTACGTACGCCTGCACGCCCGCGGTGAAGCCCCCCTGGTCCGGGTGTCGCTGGCGGTCCTCGAAGAGCGCTGGGTGCCGCACGGATTCCTCCGCGTCCACCGGGGGTTCCTGGTCGCGCTGCGGCACGTCGAGGGGCTGCGCTCGGTGGGCGGCCACTGGACCGTGCAGGTGGCGGGGGACGACCTGCCGGTCAGCCGCCGCCACACCCGGGAGCTGCGGGACGTGCTGACGCGGTGGGCGCAGAAACCCGGTCCGTCATGAGTGGGCCGCAGCCGCCGCGCCGGATCACCGTCACCGGCCCGCGCCGCAACCGCAGCGGCGGCTACTCCGCGCGGGCCGGGGCCGCCGACCTGCACGCCCAGCCGCCCCTGGGCCAGGTCTACGTGACCTCGCTGGTCCGCGACCAACTGCGGCTGTCGCTGGGCGTGCTGGCCGTCCTGGTGGTGGTGCTCGGCGGCCTGCCGCTGGCCTTCGCCCTGTCGCCCGCACTGCGCACGGCGGAGGTCTTCGGGCTGCGGCAGGCGTGGCTGCTGCTCGGGATCGTCGCCTATCCGGTGCTGGTGGGGGCGGCCTGGTTCCATGTCCGGCACGCCGAACGGGTGGAGCGGGACTTCGCCGAACTGCTGAACGCGCCAGGCGCAGGCCCGGCCCCCGGTGACGGCGGCGGCACGGGCGGGGACCCCGGCTCCGGTCCCGCCACCGGCCCCGGCGCCGGATGAACCCCACGCTCGGCCTCGTCGCACTGTTCGTCGTTCTCGCCGCCACCGTCGGATTCGGTGTCTACGGGCTGCGCCTGTCCCGCGCCACCTCGGACTTCTACGTGGCCTCCCGCCAGGTCTCGCCGCTGATGAATGCCTCGGCGATCGGCGGTGAGTACCTGTCGGCGGCGTCCTTCCTCGGCGTGGCCGGACTCGTGCTCGCCTACGGCGTTGACATGCTCGCCTACCCGGTCGGCTACACCGCCGGGTATCTCGTGCTGCTGCTCCTGGTCGCGGCGCCGCTGCGGCGCTCGGGCGCGTACACGCTGCCGGACTTCGCCGAGGAGCGGCTCGGCTCGACCGCGGTACGGCGGGTGGCGAGCGTACTGGTGGCCGTCATCGCCTGGCTGTATCTGGTGCCGCAGCTGCAAGGGGCCGGGCTGACCCTCCAGACGGTGGCGGGCGCCCCGCGCTGGGCCGGCGCGGTGGTCGTCGCGGTGGCGGTGGTCGGCGTGGCGACGGCGGGCGGGATGCGCAGCGTCACCCTCGTCCAGGGCTTCCACTTCTGGCTGAAGCTGACCGCCATCGCGGTGCCCGCCCTCTTCCTGCTGCTGGCCTGGCGGTCCGCCGGCTCGCCCGCGCTGACCGGCCCCGACGTGCCGCACTTCGGGCACACCACGGTCGTACGCGTCCAGGACCCGGTCCGCTTCGACGTGCGCTCCCCGGTCACCGTCCAGGTCCGCGGCGGTCTCGACGGCCTCGCGCACGGCCCGGCG
Protein-coding regions in this window:
- a CDS encoding LytR/AlgR family response regulator transcription factor, whose product is MPLRILAVDDEPPALEDLTYLLRGDTRVGRVLAAGSTDAALRLLESETVDAVFLDIRMPGLDGLDLVRVLRRFAEPPSVVFVTAYDDFAVDAFALKACDYLLKPVRRERLAEAVRRVADLSGAAPGAAPPGLSTERIPVDLGGVTRFVPRDEVAYVEAQGDYVRLHARGEAPLVRVSLAVLEERWVPHGFLRVHRGFLVALRHVEGLRSVGGHWTVQVAGDDLPVSRRHTRELRDVLTRWAQKPGPS